The following proteins are encoded in a genomic region of Devosia lucknowensis:
- a CDS encoding cytochrome c: MVATLVLASIGVIAVEVWPISPARPVTSPSGDAKRGAYLARLSGCITCHTQAGATPLSGGAALVSRFGSFYAPNITADPDEGIGNWSFEQFARAVREGVSPAGDPYYPAFPYEFYATLTDQDVADLWSAIAAAPADTTPSRPHDVGFPFNVRGGIKLWRTFFEKPVAYEPDPTRTSQWNRGRYLVWGPAHCAACHAPRSAMGGLPESQELTGDPAMQDGDAAPPLTARDLTARGYTKAALVDALRTGVTPDGDVFGGSMAEVVHGSTKYLLTTHLEDIATYLLDLGQERSAQ; the protein is encoded by the coding sequence ATGGTCGCAACCCTCGTCCTCGCCAGCATCGGCGTGATCGCGGTCGAGGTCTGGCCGATCTCCCCTGCCCGCCCGGTCACGTCGCCCTCCGGCGACGCGAAACGTGGCGCCTATCTGGCCCGGCTCTCCGGTTGCATTACCTGCCATACCCAAGCCGGTGCCACGCCGCTGTCGGGCGGCGCCGCGTTGGTGTCGCGCTTCGGATCGTTCTATGCGCCCAATATCACCGCCGATCCCGACGAGGGCATCGGAAACTGGAGCTTCGAGCAGTTCGCCCGAGCCGTCCGCGAAGGGGTCTCGCCTGCCGGCGATCCCTACTATCCGGCATTCCCCTACGAGTTCTACGCCACCCTCACCGACCAGGACGTGGCAGACCTCTGGTCGGCGATCGCGGCGGCGCCCGCCGACACCACCCCGTCGCGCCCCCACGACGTCGGCTTTCCATTCAACGTGCGTGGCGGCATCAAGCTGTGGCGGACATTCTTCGAGAAGCCTGTAGCCTATGAGCCAGATCCCACCCGAACGTCGCAATGGAACCGGGGGCGCTACCTGGTCTGGGGGCCGGCGCACTGCGCCGCATGCCACGCGCCTCGGAGCGCCATGGGCGGGCTACCGGAATCCCAGGAGCTGACCGGCGATCCCGCGATGCAGGACGGCGACGCCGCCCCACCGCTGACGGCTCGCGATCTCACTGCCCGTGGCTACACCAAGGCAGCGCTGGTCGACGCGTTGAGAACCGGGGTGACGCCGGACGGCGACGTGTTCGGCGGCTCGATGGCGGAGGTCGTCCACGGCAGCACCAAGTACCTGCTGACGACGCACCTGGAAGATATAGCCACCTACCTGCTCGACCTAGGACAGGAAAGGAGTGCGCAATGA
- a CDS encoding LexA family protein, which yields MHIDDISLPNGMPVPLVSFRPVHVRFVGQTVHAGFPSPADDFIEKSVDLNEVLISNPTSTFLWRVAGDCMIDVRIFPGDVVVVDRSIAARHRSIVLAIIDNSPTLKRINRRGKTLVLHNENAKLPPFTVDEGTEITIWGVVTATIRDLHK from the coding sequence ATGCATATCGACGACATCTCCTTGCCGAACGGCATGCCGGTGCCCTTGGTGTCATTCAGGCCGGTGCACGTCCGTTTCGTCGGGCAGACCGTGCATGCCGGATTTCCCAGCCCGGCCGACGATTTCATCGAAAAGTCCGTCGACCTCAACGAGGTTCTGATCAGCAATCCCACCTCGACATTTTTGTGGAGGGTCGCTGGGGACTGCATGATCGACGTCCGCATTTTCCCGGGCGACGTCGTGGTGGTGGATCGTAGCATCGCTGCTCGCCACCGCTCGATCGTCCTGGCCATCATCGATAATTCGCCAACCTTGAAGCGCATTAACCGACGCGGGAAAACGTTGGTGCTCCATAACGAGAACGCCAAGCTACCCCCATTCACCGTGGACGAGGGTACCGAAATCACGATCTGGGGCGTGGTGACGGCGACGATCCGCGACCTGCACAAATGA
- a CDS encoding c-type cytochrome → MRLTRCAAILVAMLTGTAATGAGHDGEALYLDNCSSCHGVELEGQPDWMVRLPNGRLPAPPHDETGHTWHHSDEQLFRIVKEGLAVIAPGYETDMPAFGSTMTDDEIRAVLDYIKSTWPDRERESQAQRSQ, encoded by the coding sequence ATGCGCCTTACACGTTGCGCAGCGATCCTGGTGGCGATGCTGACCGGAACCGCGGCGACAGGCGCGGGGCATGATGGAGAAGCCCTCTATCTGGATAACTGCTCCAGCTGCCACGGCGTCGAACTCGAGGGACAGCCGGACTGGATGGTCCGGCTTCCCAACGGCAGGCTGCCGGCGCCGCCGCACGACGAGACCGGGCACACCTGGCATCATTCGGACGAGCAATTGTTCCGGATCGTCAAGGAAGGCTTGGCGGTCATCGCGCCCGGTTACGAGACGGACATGCCGGCCTTCGGCTCGACCATGACCGACGACGAGATCCGCGCCGTGCTCGACTACATCAAGAGCACCTGGCCGGATCGGGAGCGCGAGTCACAGGCGCAGCGGTCGCAATAG
- a CDS encoding TetR/AcrR family transcriptional regulator, whose product MALAIKVNEETFTPRQQAVLTAALDLLVENGDGLTMTAVARRASCSKETLYKWFGDRDGLLTATVQWQAAKVRMPFVDRSHINLKALRLSLEQFARDLLTTIIGEVSITLNRTAITHAAQEKDDLGNIVLENGPMAIRRRLKPILEAARDARLLRFPSSEDAYRTFFGLVVRDVQIRLLLGDKGLTQSNVEANIEADVKTAADQFLALYGVKANT is encoded by the coding sequence GTGGCCCTTGCCATCAAGGTCAACGAAGAGACATTCACCCCCCGCCAGCAGGCTGTGCTGACGGCGGCGCTGGATCTGCTTGTCGAAAACGGCGATGGCCTGACCATGACAGCGGTGGCGCGGCGCGCCTCGTGCTCCAAGGAAACGCTCTACAAGTGGTTCGGTGATCGGGACGGTCTCCTGACCGCAACCGTGCAGTGGCAGGCTGCCAAGGTGCGCATGCCCTTTGTCGACCGCAGCCACATCAATCTCAAGGCGCTGCGCCTCAGCCTCGAGCAGTTCGCGCGCGACCTCCTGACCACCATCATCGGTGAAGTGTCCATTACCCTCAATCGCACCGCCATTACCCATGCGGCGCAGGAGAAGGACGATCTGGGCAATATCGTGCTGGAGAACGGCCCCATGGCCATCCGCCGGCGCCTCAAGCCCATTCTCGAGGCCGCGCGGGATGCGCGCCTCTTGCGGTTTCCGTCCAGCGAAGACGCGTATCGCACGTTTTTCGGCCTTGTCGTGCGCGACGTGCAGATCCGTCTGCTGCTCGGCGACAAGGGCCTCACCCAATCCAATGTCGAGGCCAACATCGAAGCCGATGTGAAGACCGCGGCGGACCAGTTCCTGGCTCTCTACGGGGTCAAGGCCAACACCTAG
- a CDS encoding arsenate reductase ArsC encodes MSADRVYNVLFLCTGNSARSIMGEAILNHVGEGRFRAFSAGSTPKGAVHPLTLDTLGKAGISIDGLRSKAWDEFAAPGSRGMDFIFTVCDNAAGEACPIWDGQPMTAHWGIEDPAAVEGSEFKQRAAFEDAMRFLRNRIGAFINLPLATIDRMALNSKLEGIGAMDGTTTRSSNVA; translated from the coding sequence ATGTCTGCTGATCGCGTCTACAACGTCCTGTTTCTGTGCACGGGCAACTCGGCACGCTCCATAATGGGCGAGGCGATCCTCAACCATGTCGGCGAAGGTCGTTTTCGCGCATTCTCAGCCGGTTCGACACCCAAAGGAGCGGTGCACCCGCTCACGCTGGACACCTTGGGCAAAGCCGGCATTTCAATTGATGGACTGCGCTCCAAGGCATGGGACGAGTTTGCTGCCCCTGGGTCGCGCGGAATGGATTTCATCTTCACGGTCTGCGACAACGCCGCCGGAGAAGCTTGCCCGATATGGGACGGACAACCGATGACCGCCCACTGGGGCATCGAGGATCCGGCTGCTGTCGAGGGATCCGAATTCAAGCAGCGCGCGGCCTTCGAGGATGCCATGCGGTTCCTTCGCAACAGGATCGGCGCCTTCATCAACCTGCCGCTCGCCACCATCGACCGAATGGCCTTGAACTCGAAGCTCGAGGGCATCGGCGCGATGGACGGCACCACCACTAGATCGTCGAACGTAGCATGA
- a CDS encoding metal-sensitive transcriptional regulator encodes MCDGETLAIRNRLNRIAGQVNGVSRMVEEQAYCIDILNQLQAIKSALAKAEDEILKQHARSCVAEAIASGDAGAQTKKFEELVDLIARSKR; translated from the coding sequence ATGTGCGACGGCGAAACATTGGCGATCCGCAACCGGCTCAACCGTATCGCGGGGCAGGTGAACGGCGTCTCCCGCATGGTCGAAGAGCAGGCATACTGCATCGACATCCTCAATCAGCTGCAGGCGATCAAGTCGGCCTTGGCCAAGGCCGAAGATGAGATCCTCAAGCAGCATGCCCGCTCCTGCGTCGCCGAAGCCATCGCTTCGGGCGATGCCGGTGCTCAGACCAAGAAATTCGAAGAGCTGGTCGACCTGATCGCCCGCTCCAAGCGCTGA
- a CDS encoding heavy-metal-associated domain-containing protein — protein MHSFKVEDMTCGHCAATVEKAIKSVDGQADVKIDVANRAVEIRSDKTAEAFATAIGEAGYTGAVQGR, from the coding sequence ATGCACAGTTTCAAAGTCGAAGACATGACCTGCGGCCATTGCGCGGCGACGGTGGAGAAGGCGATCAAATCGGTGGACGGTCAGGCCGACGTCAAGATCGACGTTGCCAACCGCGCCGTCGAGATCCGCAGCGATAAGACTGCCGAGGCGTTCGCGACCGCCATCGGTGAAGCCGGTTATACCGGTGCAGTCCAGGGCCGCTGA
- the ilvC gene encoding ketol-acid reductoisomerase, translating into MRVYYDRDADLNIIKSKKVAIIGYGSQGHAHVLNLRDSGVTNVAVGLRPGSPSAKKAEGEGLKVMSVAEASAWADVIMLLTPDELQADIYKKDIEPNIRDGAALAFAHGLNVHFNLIEPKSTVDVIMIAPKGPGHTVRGEYARGGGVPCLIAVHHDASGNAHDIALAYASGVGGGRSGIIETNFREECETDLFGEQVVLCGGLVELIRAGFETLVEAGYAPEMAYFECLHEVKLIVDLIYQGGIANMNYSISNTAEWGEYVTGPRIITSETKAEMKRVLHDIQSGKFTSEWMQEIKSGGGARFKATRRLADEHPIEEVGNKLRDMMPWIKAGALVDKAKN; encoded by the coding sequence ATGCGCGTCTATTACGATCGTGATGCCGATCTCAACATCATCAAGTCCAAGAAGGTGGCCATCATCGGCTACGGTTCGCAGGGCCATGCCCATGTGCTGAACCTGCGCGACTCGGGTGTCACCAATGTCGCCGTTGGCCTGCGCCCCGGCTCGCCGTCGGCCAAGAAGGCCGAGGGTGAAGGCCTCAAGGTGATGAGCGTCGCCGAGGCATCCGCCTGGGCAGACGTGATCATGCTGCTGACCCCGGACGAGCTCCAGGCCGATATCTACAAGAAGGACATCGAGCCCAATATCCGTGACGGCGCAGCGCTGGCCTTCGCGCACGGCCTCAACGTGCACTTCAACCTGATCGAGCCCAAGTCGACCGTCGACGTGATCATGATCGCGCCGAAGGGGCCGGGCCATACCGTGCGCGGCGAATATGCCCGTGGCGGCGGCGTGCCGTGCCTGATCGCGGTGCACCACGACGCATCGGGCAATGCCCATGACATCGCGCTGGCCTATGCCTCGGGCGTTGGCGGCGGCCGTTCGGGCATCATCGAGACGAACTTCCGCGAGGAATGCGAAACCGACCTGTTCGGCGAGCAGGTCGTGCTCTGCGGTGGCCTGGTCGAGCTGATCCGCGCCGGTTTCGAAACGCTGGTGGAAGCCGGCTACGCTCCGGAAATGGCCTATTTCGAGTGCCTGCACGAAGTGAAGCTGATCGTCGACCTGATCTACCAGGGCGGCATCGCCAACATGAACTACTCGATCTCGAACACGGCCGAGTGGGGCGAATACGTCACCGGTCCGCGCATCATCACCTCGGAAACCAAGGCCGAGATGAAGCGCGTGCTGCATGACATCCAGTCGGGCAAGTTCACGTCCGAATGGATGCAGGAAATCAAGTCGGGCGGCGGTGCCCGCTTCAAGGCGACCCGTCGCCTGGCCGACGAGCACCCGATCGAAGAAGTCGGCAACAAGCTCCGCGACATGATGCCGTGGATCAAGGCCGGCGCCCTTGTGGACAAGGCCAAGAACTAA
- a CDS encoding Y-family DNA polymerase, with the protein MTAFALSDGNSFYCSCERVFDPKLERRPVIVLSNNDGCAVARTAEAKALGIKMGHPYFQIKELCELNGVAALSSNYALYGDMSRRMNDIYGRFSPATEVYSIDETFLDVDDIPVAKRAQWASDLRSTTKQWTGIPTCVGIGPTKTLAKLANKSAKTLSSGVLDLTDPREQQRVMADFPVGDVWGIGRASLAKLATEGIEFAGQLRDLEPKRARALMTVVGEKIVHELNGRPCMELESVAPQRQGCAVTRSFGQRVTTKPAMEQAVAGYAARLGEKLRQHGLATNHVTVFMHTSQFADGEPRRNVSMTIDLPEATNDTMALIRAAKRAVDGLWKSGFRYSKAGIITQDLVPPELSQRSLFDNLDHAKAAKVMAAMDKANLRWGRATVVPAAVGLASQSAFSTKFEKRSPRYTTRWDELPLCH; encoded by the coding sequence ATGACCGCTTTCGCGCTGAGCGACGGCAACTCGTTCTATTGCAGCTGCGAACGCGTTTTCGACCCTAAGCTGGAACGGCGCCCGGTCATCGTCTTGAGCAACAACGATGGTTGTGCCGTGGCCCGCACCGCGGAGGCGAAGGCGCTCGGGATCAAGATGGGGCACCCTTACTTCCAGATCAAAGAGCTCTGCGAATTGAACGGTGTCGCGGCGCTGTCCTCGAACTACGCCTTGTACGGCGACATGAGCCGGCGCATGAACGATATCTACGGCCGCTTCTCGCCCGCCACGGAAGTCTACTCCATCGACGAGACCTTCTTGGACGTGGATGACATTCCGGTCGCCAAGAGAGCCCAATGGGCCAGCGATCTACGCTCAACCACCAAACAGTGGACGGGCATTCCGACATGCGTCGGGATCGGACCGACGAAGACCCTGGCCAAGCTTGCGAACAAGTCCGCCAAGACGCTTTCTTCCGGCGTGCTGGACCTGACGGATCCTCGCGAGCAGCAACGGGTCATGGCCGACTTCCCGGTCGGCGACGTGTGGGGGATCGGTCGGGCCAGCCTAGCCAAGCTTGCAACCGAAGGTATCGAGTTCGCCGGACAGCTGCGCGACCTGGAGCCCAAGCGCGCGCGGGCACTTATGACCGTGGTCGGGGAGAAGATCGTCCACGAGCTGAATGGTCGGCCATGCATGGAGTTGGAGTCGGTAGCGCCGCAGCGGCAGGGTTGCGCCGTTACCCGTAGCTTCGGCCAGCGGGTAACCACCAAACCGGCCATGGAGCAGGCCGTCGCGGGTTATGCCGCCAGGTTGGGCGAGAAGCTCCGCCAACATGGATTGGCGACGAACCATGTGACGGTGTTCATGCATACCAGTCAGTTCGCGGACGGCGAGCCGCGGCGCAACGTCAGCATGACCATCGACCTGCCCGAGGCTACCAACGATACGATGGCTTTGATCCGTGCCGCCAAGCGCGCGGTGGATGGCCTTTGGAAGTCCGGTTTCCGGTATTCCAAGGCGGGCATCATCACGCAGGACCTCGTCCCGCCGGAATTGTCCCAGCGGTCCCTATTCGACAATCTCGACCACGCCAAGGCAGCGAAGGTCATGGCGGCGATGGACAAGGCCAATCTGAGATGGGGGCGCGCAACCGTGGTGCCGGCGGCGGTCGGCTTGGCGAGCCAATCCGCTTTCTCAACGAAGTTCGAAAAGCGTTCGCCCCGCTACACGACGCGATGGGACGAGCTGCCTCTATGCCATTGA
- the arsN2 gene encoding arsenic resistance N-acetyltransferase ArsN2 — MIRSLPIPGSDGNFVAALSSAKLPVDDVGEAGRSFFRFEKDGCLLGYGGFELYDRDALLRSIVVPEESRGAGAGRMVAEGMLREIGNAGGKRVYLLTTSAATFFEHLGFVLTDRADAPATILGTRQASSICSSATLLSRDV; from the coding sequence ATGATCCGTTCGTTGCCGATCCCAGGCAGTGACGGGAACTTCGTTGCGGCCCTTTCCAGCGCAAAGCTTCCGGTCGACGATGTCGGCGAGGCTGGACGGTCGTTCTTCCGGTTCGAGAAGGACGGGTGCCTCCTCGGCTATGGCGGTTTCGAACTCTACGACAGGGATGCCCTGCTACGGTCCATAGTCGTGCCCGAGGAGAGCCGTGGAGCCGGCGCAGGCCGCATGGTTGCAGAGGGGATGCTTCGTGAGATCGGCAACGCCGGCGGCAAGCGGGTCTACCTGTTGACCACGTCTGCTGCGACGTTCTTCGAGCATCTCGGCTTCGTCCTGACCGATCGTGCGGATGCTCCGGCAACGATCCTCGGCACCCGGCAGGCCTCCTCCATCTGCTCCAGCGCCACTCTGCTTTCACGCGACGTCTAG
- a CDS encoding ArsR/SmtB family transcription factor: MESNDAIEVFAALSQATRLDTFKLLMQNEPEGLPAGEIARCLGVPQNTMSSHLAILARAGLIASERHSRSIVYRAVVDRVREIASFLVQDCCGGRPELCEPLVAEFTPCCNAPLETRNVC; this comes from the coding sequence ATGGAATCAAATGACGCCATCGAAGTGTTCGCCGCCTTGTCCCAGGCCACCCGGCTCGACACGTTCAAATTGCTGATGCAGAACGAACCGGAAGGACTGCCTGCCGGCGAGATCGCGCGCTGTCTCGGAGTGCCTCAGAACACCATGTCCTCGCACCTCGCCATCCTTGCCCGCGCCGGATTGATCGCGTCGGAGCGCCATAGCCGTTCCATCGTCTACCGCGCCGTCGTCGACCGAGTACGCGAGATCGCGAGCTTCCTCGTACAGGACTGCTGCGGCGGGCGCCCGGAACTCTGCGAGCCACTCGTTGCCGAATTCACCCCATGCTGCAACGCCCCGCTGGAGACAAGGAATGTCTGCTGA
- a CDS encoding NUDIX hydrolase, whose product MTIRIETIAGTDLPLRPGGFPLPQDLRGQVPAVWAKMIARNPTIWDGRLYGFTPPVVDAAGILRAEAMEDDYSAHLAWREAEFPEIGLCHMFVTAIICSSDGAIILGRMSGDTINAGRVYPPGGVLDPRDLGADGRIDAERAIGFELNEETGLHAADARKGALLAISDGPRMALGRVLHFDRTADALVQEITATLEQQDERELDAVVACRSTADGRAAGNLAPYAEALLDAVFGGRIDLLRPRVW is encoded by the coding sequence ATGACCATTCGCATTGAGACCATCGCCGGAACCGACCTGCCGTTGCGGCCGGGTGGCTTTCCGCTGCCGCAAGATCTGCGCGGGCAGGTGCCCGCCGTGTGGGCAAAGATGATCGCGCGCAATCCCACCATCTGGGACGGACGGCTCTATGGCTTCACGCCGCCGGTGGTGGATGCAGCAGGCATCCTGCGGGCCGAGGCGATGGAGGACGACTATTCGGCACACCTTGCCTGGCGCGAGGCCGAGTTCCCGGAGATCGGGCTTTGCCACATGTTCGTCACCGCCATCATCTGCAGCTCGGATGGTGCCATCATCCTGGGGCGGATGAGCGGGGACACGATCAATGCGGGGCGCGTCTATCCGCCGGGCGGGGTGCTCGACCCGCGTGACCTGGGCGCGGACGGCCGCATCGATGCGGAGCGGGCCATCGGGTTCGAACTCAATGAAGAGACCGGGCTCCATGCCGCCGACGCCCGCAAGGGCGCTTTGCTGGCGATCAGCGACGGACCGCGCATGGCGCTGGGCAGGGTGCTCCATTTCGACCGGACGGCCGACGCGCTGGTGCAGGAGATCACGGCGACGCTGGAGCAACAGGACGAGCGCGAGCTCGATGCCGTGGTGGCCTGTCGCTCGACGGCAGACGGTCGTGCCGCGGGCAACCTGGCGCCCTATGCCGAGGCGCTGCTCGACGCCGTGTTCGGGGGCCGGATCGACCTCCTGAGACCCCGGGTCTGGTAG
- a CDS encoding cytochrome c encodes MMGMMMLSEQMKVLAPLAGGASVQPEVIREAAAMIAMHGGPAMTDLFPEGSLEAPTEATPEIWARWQEFSGLADRLAVLGEELRTTADAPPAATAVSEPSPPPLSEWDRMSFASLMGIPTPSLQSVDLVETGSVSERPQVRTAAAVYDDISRTCASCHGAFRK; translated from the coding sequence ATGATGGGCATGATGATGCTCAGCGAACAGATGAAGGTGCTTGCGCCTCTGGCCGGAGGCGCGTCGGTTCAGCCGGAGGTGATCCGCGAGGCCGCCGCAATGATCGCGATGCACGGCGGCCCCGCCATGACCGATCTTTTTCCGGAAGGAAGCCTCGAAGCACCGACCGAGGCGACCCCCGAGATCTGGGCGAGATGGCAGGAGTTCTCCGGCCTCGCCGACCGGCTCGCCGTGCTCGGGGAAGAACTCCGCACTACGGCCGACGCCCCGCCCGCCGCGACCGCGGTCAGTGAGCCTTCCCCGCCTCCGTTGTCGGAGTGGGACAGGATGAGCTTCGCATCGCTCATGGGAATCCCGACCCCAAGTCTGCAGTCGGTGGATTTGGTCGAGACCGGCTCGGTTTCGGAGCGCCCTCAGGTCCGAACGGCCGCCGCGGTCTATGACGACATATCGCGAACGTGCGCATCCTGCCACGGCGCGTTCAGGAAATGA
- a CDS encoding DUF305 domain-containing protein — MNLFKTSLLVSTFIVAAAAPAFAQDAMAGHDMSAMGGAENSVELPEICKSAKGMAGDMAMGMDHEMDQAHMDLMAGMDETNKQMMDAMMIEDIDVAFVCAMIPHHQGAINMAKAELAHGDNQWAKDMAQKVIDAQEQEIADMIAWLEGEGADE; from the coding sequence ATGAACCTCTTCAAGACCTCGCTTCTCGTCTCGACCTTCATCGTCGCCGCCGCGGCTCCGGCTTTCGCCCAGGACGCCATGGCGGGCCATGACATGTCCGCCATGGGCGGCGCCGAAAACTCGGTCGAGCTGCCCGAGATCTGCAAGTCGGCCAAAGGCATGGCCGGCGACATGGCCATGGGCATGGACCACGAGATGGACCAGGCCCACATGGACCTGATGGCCGGCATGGACGAGACCAACAAGCAGATGATGGACGCCATGATGATCGAGGACATCGATGTGGCATTCGTCTGCGCGATGATCCCGCACCACCAGGGCGCCATCAACATGGCCAAGGCCGAGCTCGCCCATGGCGACAACCAGTGGGCCAAGGACATGGCGCAGAAGGTGATCGACGCCCAGGAGCAAGAAATCGCCGACATGATCGCCTGGCTCGAAGGCGAAGGCGCCGACGAGTAG
- a CDS encoding MauE/DoxX family redox-associated membrane protein, which yields MTTAKTAVLHRMVTPEHTCPYGLKALDLLKRKGFEVEDHHLENREQTEAFKAEHNVKTTPQTFIDGKRVGGYDDLRRYFGLKVKDKDAVTYTPVIALFAMAAAMALATSWAVYDQLLTVAAAEWFVAFAMCLLALQKLKDVDAFATMFLNYDLLAKRWVPYAYIYAYAEGLAGVLMVSGALMFVSIPVALFIGTVGAASVFKAVYIDKRELKCACVGGDSKVPLGFVSLTENLMMVAMAVWMLLKPAGMAMGIGH from the coding sequence ATGACCACCGCCAAGACTGCCGTCCTCCATAGGATGGTCACCCCGGAGCATACGTGTCCCTATGGCCTGAAGGCGCTCGACCTGCTCAAGCGCAAGGGGTTCGAGGTCGAGGACCATCACCTGGAGAACCGTGAGCAGACCGAAGCCTTCAAGGCCGAGCACAACGTCAAGACCACGCCCCAGACCTTCATCGACGGCAAACGGGTAGGGGGTTACGACGACCTGCGGCGCTACTTCGGCCTCAAGGTCAAGGACAAGGACGCCGTGACCTACACGCCGGTCATCGCCCTGTTCGCCATGGCTGCCGCCATGGCCCTGGCGACCAGTTGGGCCGTCTACGACCAGCTCCTGACCGTCGCTGCGGCCGAATGGTTCGTCGCCTTCGCCATGTGTCTCCTGGCGCTCCAGAAGCTCAAGGACGTCGACGCCTTCGCCACCATGTTTCTCAACTACGACCTCCTGGCCAAGCGCTGGGTTCCGTACGCCTATATCTACGCCTATGCCGAAGGCCTGGCCGGCGTGTTGATGGTGTCGGGCGCCCTCATGTTCGTCTCGATCCCTGTCGCGCTCTTCATCGGCACGGTCGGCGCCGCCTCGGTGTTCAAGGCGGTCTATATCGACAAGCGCGAACTCAAGTGCGCATGCGTCGGAGGCGACAGCAAGGTGCCGCTCGGCTTCGTGTCTCTGACCGAGAACTTGATGATGGTCGCCATGGCCGTCTGGATGCTGCTCAAGCCCGCCGGCATGGCCATGGGCATCGGACACTGA
- a CDS encoding DUF305 domain-containing protein, with product MTDHAHHGHEAHDNRSMSPGHSGHGRPYLMFWINMVLGLIVMYVVMFSMIDGWHDYRNNLNMFYMAVTMWAPMGIFMLATMPGMFPNKRMNVVLYVALILLTVLSFWGTRAQALIDDRQFVDSMIPHHSGAILMCREADLEDAELVALCGEIIEAQRREIEQMQAIGDRLN from the coding sequence ATGACCGACCACGCGCACCACGGGCACGAAGCCCACGACAACCGATCAATGTCGCCCGGCCATAGCGGACACGGGCGGCCCTACTTGATGTTCTGGATCAACATGGTCCTGGGCCTGATCGTCATGTACGTCGTCATGTTCTCCATGATCGACGGCTGGCACGACTACCGGAACAACCTCAACATGTTCTACATGGCCGTCACCATGTGGGCGCCCATGGGCATCTTCATGCTGGCCACCATGCCCGGCATGTTCCCGAACAAGCGCATGAACGTCGTCCTCTACGTCGCGTTAATCTTGCTGACGGTGCTGTCGTTTTGGGGCACGCGAGCCCAGGCCCTCATCGACGACCGCCAGTTCGTCGACAGCATGATCCCGCACCATTCCGGGGCCATCCTCATGTGCCGCGAAGCGGACCTCGAGGACGCCGAACTGGTAGCCTTGTGCGGCGAGATCATCGAAGCGCAGCGTCGCGAGATCGAGCAGATGCAGGCAATCGGCGATCGTTTAAATTAA